CTATTAATATTGGTATTGACGAATTGGCTAATAATGGTTTTATCGACAAAATAGTCTCAAAGTATGAGAAGTTTCCTGGTTCTTTTCAGAAGATAGCTTTACCATTTAGAGAAGAATAAACATATGTCAGTATTCAAAATTATACAAGAATATCAAGAAGGTTTTATTAAAGGTATTGGAGTTACCTTCCAATTATGTCTAATTATTTGGTTAAGCGGCTTCTTCATTGGTGGATTACTCGGCGTCTTGGGTTCTAAATATAAACTCGGAATTGGAATACCCTCAAAAATATTATCTTTTGTCCTTTCAGGTATTCCTATTTTAGTTTTTCTTTTTTGGTTACATTATCCAGCTCAGGAGTTGTTGCAAATTCAAATTGACCCATTCATAACAGCATCTGTCACTCTTTCAATTGTAAATATTTTTGCTGTAGCTGATATTGTTAGGAATGCAATGGAAAATTTACCAAACCAATATATTGAAGTTGCAAAAGTCTGTGGTATTCCAATTACTAGGCGTCTTTGGAAAATCGATATTCCATTGATTTTTAGACATGCTATATCACCCTTTATTATTGTTCAAGTGAATATGTTGCATATGACTTTATTTGCAAGTTTAATATCCGTTGATGAAATATTTAGAGTAACTCAACGTGTCAATGCTATTATCTATAAACCAGTAGAAATTTATACAGCATTAGGTATATTCTTTTTGATGATATCATTACCATTAAATGGCTTAGCTCTGTGGTTAAAAAACAAATACGCTAGAGATATTTCTGAAAGATAGATCATGCTTAAAGGAATTAACATTTCAAAATCATTTGGCAAAAAAAAAGTTCTTGACAATATAAATATTGAAATAAATCAAGGAAAAGCAGCTATTATTTTGGGCCCAAGTGGTTGTGGGAAAACAACCTTATTGCGTTCTCTTTCATTACTTGATTATCCAGATAGCGGTAAATTAATAATTGATGATTTAGAATATACATTCCCCTCACGAAATAACAATATTAAATTACCTTATCCCAGAGTAACAGTTGTTTACCAGCAATTGTTTTTGTGGCCGCATCTGACCAATAAAGAAAATATAATACTTGCCGTAAAAGGAAAAGATTATCATGCTGATTTTGAAAGGCTAGTTGAATTTTTAGATATGCATGATTTTATAAATAATTACCCTAATCAATCATCATTAGGTCAGAAACAAAGAATTGCTATTGCAAGAGCATTAATACTAAGACCTAAATATATTCTTTTTGATGAAATAACTTCATCGCTAGATATTGTCCAAATAGAAAATATAATTGAAATAATTAATAATCTAAAAAAAGACAACATAGGGATTTTTTTAATAACCCATAATATGGATGTTGCAAATAAAGTTGGAGATAAGAAAATATATTTAAAGGGCTGAGTATATGGTCAGACTACAAGAAAAGGTTTTTTATCAAAAACTAGATTGGCAAATAGGAATTGCGATTACTTTAGCTCTAACTGGGTTGGGTATTTGGGCTTCAATTGACAAACTGTCATTTGTAAGTTTTTTCAAATGGATCTACAAAAATATTTTTCTTTCAACATATTTTTGGTGGTTTCTTGTAACCTTGTTTGTCGTTTTGTTCAGAAGGCATAAAGTTTATAAACAAAAGGAAAAGATTGAGTCATTAGAAGAAGAATTAACAGAAGCAAAAGAAGAGATATTAATACTAAAATCTAAAACAACACCGTTTATTAAGCGCTGGGAAGAGATACTTGAAAATGGTATAAGGTTTGGTTCGCTTCATTATCCTCCAATGTTGGACTTTGATAATGATGGGGATCCAATTGGAATTGGTATAGATATATTAAAAATTATTTTTAACGGTAAAATTAATAAGGAATATTATAGAGTTTCTTGGCAAAATCTAGTCAAAGTATTATACGAAAAAGATAATAACAATAAATTCATAATGGATATTATTGCTACACCAATTTTTGAGACTAATGAACGTTCAAAACTTCTTTCTTTTTCACTGCCATTATTTTATTCAGAAATAGGCTTATACTACAATTGCGAAAACAAGTATTTTAAAAACTTAGAACCTAAAACATTCGAGCAAGCGATAGATTTCATTAATAATATAAACAACTTGAATGTTATTTGTATTGAAGGTGAATTATCTCATAGAATGATTAAAAAGCATTTTGAAGGAAATATTTCAAGAATTGCTAGTAAAAACGAATTGTCTATTCAAGATTTATTGGCTACCGTAATTGATGATTCTATTAACTCTGATATTGTCTTTGCTGAAACTTACCAAGCAGAAAAATTGATTCAAAGTAAAGTAGCAAAAGGAGAAAACAGATTTGCAAAACTGAAAAATCTATTTAAAGAACGGCAATTACTATATCCAGTCGTATTTGCTATGCGTAGAGAAGATTATGTTCTTAAGAATTATATTAATCTAAAACTAATAGAACTTGACGGTCCAGGCTCAGGAATTATTAAATTAATTAAAGCAAGTCTTTCATCGCTAGGTGAGAACATTCATGATGAAGATTTGAAAAAATATTTTATACGAGAATACTCTAATCTTACAAACTCACAAACAAAACAAATAAAAGCTCAGGTAGTGCAGCCCATAACAAAAGGTTCAACCTGACCCGCCTCGCACCGGCGAGTTTCGGAAGTTATGACGAGTAATCACGTTTTGTGCTATTCATAAGGTATTGTTTTTTAATGTCGGCGGGCAGGTTAACCTTGTCGTTAAACGTACATATTCGCCTTTATGGTCGCATCAACTTAGAGGAAAAGAAAGACCTTTTTTGTTAAGATTAAATAACGGCACGTAGGAGCGGCAAAAAGTCCATTGAGTTGGAATAGCTTTTTTATTTAAGGTGTGGCCTTTTTGCCTTGTTCTAAAGATGCTGTAAAAAATTAGCATTGCTGCTTGCATAGCGCAGGTTTGTTTGGTATTTTGTAGTAAAGTTGGGTAACGCATTTTGTTCAGGCGTTTAACCGGTCGCTTAACCAGACGCCAAAACGCGGGCGGTGCTTTGAAAGGTTGGTGTAGTTGTGCGCTGCCCTGCTGGTTTGAAAATACGGTGAAATAATTTTGGCGCTGGTTAGCTCATCGTTAGCCCGCTCGTGCAATAAGCAGTAGCGTTTTATGGAGAAAATATGAACGCTCAAGTAGAAGAAAACGTGTTCAAACGAGTTTTATGGCTTTATGGGCTGTATTCTCTTCTAAATCTGTTTTCTTTTTTGCTGGGCTATCATTTTTTACCTGAAGGATTCATGCGTGGTAGTCCATATTCGGCGATTGGCTCATTTGTTGCTTCAGCATCATCATTTTGGAGTGAGTTTAGTCTCACCTTGCTGTTCAATCTTAGTGTGGTCATTGTTGTTTGCATATTAACCAACCTTCAACAATTCAGGCATGTTCCCATAGGCTATATTGTCCCTGTTGTTTTGGGAATTGTTTCTGGGTTGGTGTCTGGCACTAATTCCTTTGCCGCATCTGATTTGAAACAATTTAATGCTTTAGATGGTATGGCACTTGGTATGGGCATTGGTGGAATTGAAATGCTTGCGTACGTGCTTGTCATTTCTGCTACCGCAAATATTGGGCTGTATAATTACGAAAGCCTGAAACAATGGCAAGGCAAAAGGCTTAAGAACATAAGACAAATAAAATTGTCAGTGTCTGAAATGTTCTGTCTCGGTCTTGGAATATTGATGATTATTTTTGCCGCTTATCGAGAAACAGTCATGGCTTTCGCCCAATGAAAGAATACCTTTATGGCAACAAGCGGGCTAACAAAGCGTGCACCTGACGTGTGGGAGTCTGCGCGATTTATGAGCATTTTCCTAGCTTCGAGTTTTTCCTGCTTCCCAGGCCGAATCCACGCCCGCCCACACGCAGGTAACGCAAACCGTTAAACGTCCATATTCGCCTTTATGGTCGCAGCAACTTAGAGGAAATGAGAAACCTTTTTTGTTAAGATTAAATAACGGCACGTAAGAGCGGCAAAAAGTCCATTGATTTTGAAATAGCTTTTTTTATTTAAGGTGTGGCCTTTTTGCCTTGCTCTAAAGACGTTGTAAAAAATTAGCGTTGCTGCTTGCCTGGCGCAGGTTTGTTTGGTATTTTGTCATCAAGCAGGGTAACGCATTTTGTTCAGGCGTTTAACCAGTCGCTCAACCAGACGCCAAAACGCGGGCGGCAATTTGAAAGGTTGGTGTAGTTGTGCGCTGCCCTGCTGGTTGGAAAATACAGTGAAATAATTTTGGCGCCGGTTAAGCAAATCGTTAGGGAAAAACCACTTTTAACTTATTATGAGAAGACTTTGTCCTGAATATGGTCGTAAATTAATTTTGTCTTTTGTGTTTTTTATTATATTAACTTTATCACTAATATTTATAATAATATATGATTCAAAATATGATTTCCAATTAATTATTAGCCTACTGTTATTATTTCCATTAATAATAAACGTTTTATTTTTTAAATTAATAAGATGTATTGAAATTAATGAAAAATCACAAACAGTAATATTTAAATACTATGTTAGGCCAAATAAAGTTGTACATTTCAATGAAATATTGGGCTTAACATCTAAAAATATTAAAACTAAAAAGGGAAATATCAATTATGAATTAATTAAAAATAAGTTTGAAGTCAGAAAACTGTTCATAGATAATTTTGGTAAAAAATTATTGACCACCTATAATGAAAATTTTGAAAATAATAATCCTGAAGAAATAATCATTTATGACGGTAAAGAAAAACTCTCTGAAAAATTATTGGCATATTTTCTTTCAATTTTGTTTTTAATATTTATTTTATATGTATTGTTTGTGCTTCCCGCTTATTTCTTAATATTTATATTGATAAAGCCATTTTATTTAAAATATTTGATAGTAATAATTTATGAAATTATTGCAGTTTACTTTTTAATTATTAAAACGAATTTAATTAAAATTATTGTTAATAAATTTAAATATAGACATTATTCTGAGAAAATTATTCCGCAAGGGATTTTAACAAATACTAATGGGGAAAATATACTATTTACTTGGGATAAGATTGACAGGATAGATAGAATTCGTTTAAGTGATAACAAATATACAGAACATGAGCATGAATTTATCATATATTTAAAGAACGGTGATGAAATTTTCTGTTTTGATGACTACAGGTGGAGTAAGTATAAAAAGATTCTCAAATGGTCGCATAATACCATTAAAGAAAGTCGTATAATACAACAGTAGTCATATTCCCTAACAAATCGCTCAACACGGAATTTGCCACGCGGGGCATGAATTTGCCCAGTGAGAGCGTTTTTGCCAAGTGAAAGTTTTTGTGCGCGTGGCAAATCCGGTTAGCTCCGTCGTTAAACGTACATATTCGCCTTTATGGTCGCAGCAACTTAGATGAAATGTGAAACCTTTTTTGTTAAGATTAAATAACGGCACGGAGGAACGGCAAAAAGTCCATTGAGTTGAAATAGCTTTTTTATTTAAGGTGTGGCCTTTTTGCCTTGTTCCAAAAACGTTGTAAAAAATTAGCGTTGCTGCTTGCCTGACGCAGGTTTGTTTGGTATTTTATCATCAAGCAGGTTAACGCATTTTGTTCAGGCGTTTAACCGGTCGCTCAACCAGACGCCAAAACGCGGGCGGCAATTTGAAAGGGTGGTGTAGTTGTGCGCAATCCTGGTGGTTTGAAAATACAGTGAAATAATTTTGGCGCAGGTTAGCTCATCGTTAGCAGGATAATTAAATGCATGTTGATAATGTAAAACAAATAAAAAAAGACCATATAAAAAATATCGCCTTTGTAGTAGGTAATGGAATAAATCGGTATGGCTTGATAGAAGGAAATTCATCTTGGGATCAATTACTCCTTGAATTATGGAGAAAAGTCATCGGCGAATATAAAAGCGATGTTCCATTGGGAATATCGTTGACCGAGTTTTATGATATTTTGGAATTGAATAACACAAATAATGGTTCTACTATAAATTTACAAAAAGAATTCTGTAACCTAATGAATAAGTGGAGTTTTCAAAAACACCATGTAAATTTTATCAAATTTGCCATGCGATTTAACACTCCGGTATTAACAACTAATTTTGACAATACATTTCAAAAAGCAGGAAGATTAAATTTATACAGAACTTCAACTGGAGGATTTACTGATTTTTATCCTTGGGAATCTTATTATAGTTTATCGAGATTGAACTATCCCACTGATGGATTTGGTGTCTGGCACATAAATGGGATGCAAAAATATTTTCGTAGTATTCGACTTGGTCTAACTCATTATATGGGATCAGTAGAGCGTGCTCGTAGAATGATCCATAAAGGAAATGAAGAAAGATTATTTGCAGGTAAAAATGTACACAATTGGCCAGGAGCAAAAACTTGGCTTCATATTGTTTTCAATAAATCTCTTTTTATTTTTGGGCTTGGTTTAGAAGAAAATGAAGTATTTTTAAGATGGCTGTTGATTGAGAGAGCAAAATATTTCAATAAGTTTAAAAAAAGAAGAATGCAAGGTTGGTACATTGCCAAAAATGGCAGCACAAGCCGTGGCAAAAAGTTATTCTTGAATCAAATTGGAATTAAAGTAATAGAACTTTCTAACTATAAGGATATTTATGAAAATCTTTGGAATTAATTCTGCTACAAAGCGCTCCACCTGACCGCTATTCCGCTGGCGCTCCATAGCGGCAGGTGAGCTTGGGCGTTAGGAGCAAAAAATAGAGTAAACATCTCCATGAAATGTAAATTATGTCATAATGATAAAGAATTAAGAAATTCGCATATAATACCTGAATTTTTTTATAAACCACTTTATGATAAAAGGCATAGATTTAATGTAATACCTTTGAATGAAGAACAAAAATTCAGATATGAACAAAAAGGTTTACGTGAAAGATTATTATGTGATGATTGCGAAAATAAATTAAGTAAATGGGAAGATTATGTAAGACGAATATTTTATGGTGGAAAAGAAATTTTAATTACAAATGGAAATCCTATTAAAATAGAAGGACTAGACTACGCTAAATTTAAATTTTTTCAGTTATCATTACTATGGCGCGCATCTATTTCAGAACTGGATTTTTTTAAAGGCGTTAGTTTAGGCCCGCATGAAGAAAAAATTCGACAAATGTTACTAAATGAAGATCCTGGTAGTAAATTAAAATATCCTTGCCTTTTTATTATGGTTCTTATGGAACCAAATAAAGTATTAGACGATTTTATTTATCCACCAATTTTTTTAAGAATAAATGGCCATAGAACATATCGTTTTATTTTTGGTGGTGGATTTTGGATATATTTTGTTTCAAGTCATACAAAAATGTTAAATTCTTCAAAAATATCAAAATTTTTTTTGAATGAAAATGGACTATTGCTCATTCCATTAATACCAGCGAATCGTATTGATTTTTTTTTAAATTTGGCTAAAGATTTTGTAAAATATAATAAAAATTAAAATGGCTCCTAACAAAACGCTAAACACGGAATTTGCCACGCAGGCAACGAAATTGCCCAGTGAGATAGTCTTCGGCAAGTGAAAAGTTTTTGGCGCGTGGCAAATCCGGTTAGCTCAATCGTTAAACGTACATATTCGCCTTTATGGTCGCAGCAACTTGGAGGAAATGAGAAACCTTTTTTGTTAATATCCAATTACGGCACGTAAGAGCGGCAAAAAGTCCATTGAATTGAAATAGCTTCTTTATTTAAGGTATGGCCTTTTTGCCTTGTTCTAAAGATGTTGAAAAAAAATAGCGTTGATGCTTGCCTGACGCAGGTTTGTTTGGTATTTTGTCATCAAGCAGGTTAACGTAATTTGTTCAGGCGTTTAACCGGTCGCTCAACCAGACGCCAAAACGCTGGCGGCAATTTGAAAGGTTGGTTTAGTTGTGCGCAATCCTGCTGGTTTGAAAATACGGTGAAATAATTTTGGCGCTGGTTAAGCCTATCGTTAAACGTACATATTCGCCTTTATGGTCGCAGCAACTTAGAGGAAATGTGAAACCTTTTTTGTTAAGATTAAATAACGGCACGTAAGAGCGGCAAAAAGTACATTGAATTTGAAATAGCTTCTTTCTTTAAGGTGTGGCCTTTTTGCCTTGTTTTAAAGACGTTGTAAAAAATTAGCGTTGCTGCTTGCCTGGCGCAGGTTTGTTTGGTATTTTGTCATCAAGCAGGTTAACGCATTTTGTTCAGGCGTTTAACCGGTCGCTCAACCAGACGCCAAAACGCGGGCGGCAATTTAAAAGGTTGGTGTAGTTGTGCGCAATCCTGCTGGTCTGAAAATATGGTGAAATAATTTTGGCGCTGGTTAGCTCAACGTTAAACGTACATATTCGCCTTTATGGTCGCAGCAACTTAGAGGAAATGAAAAGCCTTTTTTGTTAAGATCAAATAACGGCACGTAGGAGCGGCAAAAAGTCCACCTCCCGCTGAGCCAATAAATTTGATACATATATTTCAACTCATGCCCCAGAAAATCAAACAGAATAATTAATGGAGATTAATGTAATGAAAAAATATTTTATTTACTTCATTTTTACTTTTTTAATCGGATTATATTTAATTTTTAATTATTCTGGTTCTACTTCTTTGTATGGTGAGTTAATGTTGTATGGTAATTTGGTTTTCTTTATTTTTTTAGCCTTATTTTATTTTCTTAAAAACAAAAAATCAAATTAAACTAAATTAAACAACAAAAGCTTAACCCATCTTGAACACTAAAACGATTTAAGTTATTTAAAAACAACATGTCGTTCTTTTTTATTACCACTACAATATTCAAACTCTTATCTTTTTACTGCCTAATGGCTTGGGCTTGATCTTCAATGCCTGCGCCATTAAATAATGGATCGCTTCCGGCTCGGTCGTATCTCTTATGACTAATAAATCTCCTTTCTGCGTTTTCATCTCAACGCTTACGCGCTGCTGTACGGAAAGTAATTCACGAATGGTTGACCAGCGATGATAAACGCCGGCATCATGTAATTGTTTTTGAAGACTTATCAATACATGAAAGGCTAAAATCGAAATGAAAATATGCCCCTCAATGCGCTTATCCTTCTGGTGAAAATTAGGCCTTAAGCCTAACTCACTCTTCAACGAGCGAAATCCATCCTCCACATCCGTTAAACTGATGTAGAGTTGCCAGATCTGGCGATCTGTTAAATCCAGACGACTCGTCCGCAAATAATATGTGCCGGAAAATCGATCATCCATCTTTTGCTCGTCTTTTATCTTCCAGCTGATCTCTGTTACGATACCATTATGGTGCTCAACCGTAATATCATAAAAATAGGCCACCTTTGCATGACGTTCCTTTATGCGGCCAATGCGTTCTAAAACCTTGGAATATTTCTTGGTGCCTCGTTTCTTGTGCAAACTCTCCGCCGCATATTTCAACTCCGCCTCAAAGCGCTGCTGATGAAATTGTCGAATGGCTTCCTCTTTCTTTTGCCTTGAGGCGCTGCGACAGTATAAATAAAGCTCTTTATCCTTACGGTAAAGATAGGCTTCCACTTTATGGCGTTGATCGTGATTAATCTCTTTAAAAGCATTTTCTTCGATCTCGATTTCCGGTTTACTGCGTGAGACAACCAGATAGTCGTGTCCACGCTTTGTGATCAGTTGCAAGTTCTCTTCTGTGGCAATCCCGGCATCTAAAATAATCAATTTCCTGACTTTGCCGCCTATCGTATCCAGAATTTTAGACAAAGTCTCTGGTTCGGAAACATTGCCAGAGAAAAGACGACTCTCCTTGGGGAATCCATCCTCATCCAATACCAGGCCTAAAGTCACCAGGGGCATATCGTAACGCTTGTCTTTACTGCGTCCGCGAGCCTTGAGCTCGCTGGTACGGCTGCTCTCAAAATATGTATTGGTTAAATCGTACAGGATGATCTTTTCCTGCAAAGAAAATAACAGTCGTTCTTGCTCTACCAAACCATTTTCGATTTTGTCCTTATGTTCTAATAATTGATCCGTAATTCGATAAAGTTTATTGTGAGAAAGTCTTGAAAGGTCTAACTCTAAAAGCTCATCGATGGCGCTTTGCTTTTTGACCCAGCGTAAGGTCGCCCATTCGCTTGAGGGGTGCACCAGGCGCCCAACGATCAACAGTTCGGCCAGTTTAATATCCTTCTCCTTAAAGCCCAGCTTTTTTAAAAGTTCATTGAACTTAAGCTTTCTTAACATCATCAAACTGATGTATTCGCCTCCTATACTGCGAGCATCTCTGAATTTGACAGAGCCCGTAAAAATGGTCTCGGTTTCCTGTGGGCTTTCTTTTTTTTCTACCTTTTCTTGTTTTAGTTTGTTTTGAATTAAAAGCGAGGCATAGCGCTGGGCTAATTGTTCAATTTGCTCATCCACTTCGATCAGTGAAGTTTGTCCGCTTATGATCTCTTCGATGCGATTGGCAAGTGTTTTCCATTGGTCTTTAGGAATGGTAAGCTTGCCCAGGTTGAGCAATTTTCTTTGTCTTGGGCCTTTTTCAGTACGATAGGATTCGACCAATTGATGGTAAACGAAGGTTTTATCGTACCCTTTATTCTTTTTTGTGACTTCTTTAATAAACATGTTCAAATATAATCATATCAGTCAATTAAGTCAAGGGGGAAACCAATATAGTATGGGGCACTACAACGACATCTCGAAAACTCGATCCAAAAAAACCAATAACTTACAAAAACCGAAGGTGGAAATTTGGTGATTTGGGCTTAAATTTTGTTCAAGATGGGTTAAGCACGGCCTCGAGCACGCAGGGCATGAATCGATAATTCAAAGTTTTTTTGCGTGCTCGCGCCGGTTAACCCAATCGTTGCGCGGTAATAGCAACCTTTCGTGTAACAATTTCAAATGAACACGAAAGGAAATGCCCTTAAAAATAAATAAAAACCCACTTCATTTTTCCCTGTTTGTAAAATTGTTGGAAAGGTGAAGGGAATAGGATACTTCCTCTGAAAGATCTAGTCCCGCCCGGGCGGGATTTGAAAAACTTTGTGCTGTTGGATTGGTTGAATAGTTAATTAGTTGAATGGTTGAATAGAAATTTACAAATGCGCAAATATTGAACATCATTGGAGAAAAATTTCCAACGAACAGTTCTTCCCACTCTCCCAGACTCTTTTTCTTGGAAAGGGGGCGATGGCAATTGAAACGATTTTTAATTTAAAACATTCTTTATGCCTTTTGTGAATTTTTTGTGCGCTCGGTGGTCGCTTAAATTCCTGCAGGAATATTTTTGTTTGCTGCTATGCTATAATAGAATTAAAAATTAAAAATTACGAATTATCACGCGGAGCGGGAGGCTGTGCCCGAATAGTAGAGCGCCAGTTTGCTAAGCTTTAGTCTTAAATGTTAAATATTTTTCTGCGATTATTGGCGTAATCTGCTAAAAAATTACTTTGCGCGCGTTGCGGTTGGTTTTGGCTGGGGCTATTCTGTCTTAGAGTAGAATCATAAATAAAAATATTTTATCTTAACACTTAAATCAAAATGAAAGAATTCTATGAGTGAACTTCTTCTTTTCGCTGTTGTCTTTCTGATTTCCTTTGTCGGCTCCATGCTGCAGGGTTCCATTGGCTTTGGTTTAGGCCCCTTTGCCGTTCCATTGTTGGTGTTGATTGATCCGGCCTTTGTGCCCGCGCCGCTTTTGTTAGTTGCGCTGGTCTTAACAAGCCTCATGTTTGTACGCGAGCGCTCCGCCGTTCGCTTTGAAGAATTTAGCTTTGCCGCCATCGGTAGAGTTATTGGCAGCATTATAGGCGCTTATTTCTTAACCATATTCCCGGCCCAACATCTAAAACCTCTTTTTGCCCTTCTGGTTATTATTGCCGTTATTTTGAGCGTGGCAGGCATCAAATTAGCGTTAAACCGTAAAAATTTAATCAGCGCCGGCGTGGTCTCCGGTTTTATGGCAACCGTTGCCGCCATTGGCGGAGCGCCCATGGCCTTAGTCTTTCAACGTGAGAGCGGCCCAAAAATTCGCGGAACTTTAGCCGCTATCTTTATTCTCGGCACCATTGTGTCGTTAGTCTCTCTGGCTATTGTCGGGAAATT
This sequence is a window from Caldithrix abyssi DSM 13497. Protein-coding genes within it:
- a CDS encoding IS1634 family transposase, with the protein product MFIKEVTKKNKGYDKTFVYHQLVESYRTEKGPRQRKLLNLGKLTIPKDQWKTLANRIEEIISGQTSLIEVDEQIEQLAQRYASLLIQNKLKQEKVEKKESPQETETIFTGSVKFRDARSIGGEYISLMMLRKLKFNELLKKLGFKEKDIKLAELLIVGRLVHPSSEWATLRWVKKQSAIDELLELDLSRLSHNKLYRITDQLLEHKDKIENGLVEQERLLFSLQEKIILYDLTNTYFESSRTSELKARGRSKDKRYDMPLVTLGLVLDEDGFPKESRLFSGNVSEPETLSKILDTIGGKVRKLIILDAGIATEENLQLITKRGHDYLVVSRSKPEIEIEENAFKEINHDQRHKVEAYLYRKDKELYLYCRSASRQKKEEAIRQFHQQRFEAELKYAAESLHKKRGTKKYSKVLERIGRIKERHAKVAYFYDITVEHHNGIVTEISWKIKDEQKMDDRFSGTYYLRTSRLDLTDRQIWQLYISLTDVEDGFRSLKSELGLRPNFHQKDKRIEGHIFISILAFHVLISLQKQLHDAGVYHRWSTIRELLSVQQRVSVEMKTQKGDLLVIRDTTEPEAIHYLMAQALKIKPKPLGSKKIRV
- a CDS encoding substrate-binding periplasmic protein gives rise to the protein MVRLQEKVFYQKLDWQIGIAITLALTGLGIWASIDKLSFVSFFKWIYKNIFLSTYFWWFLVTLFVVLFRRHKVYKQKEKIESLEEELTEAKEEILILKSKTTPFIKRWEEILENGIRFGSLHYPPMLDFDNDGDPIGIGIDILKIIFNGKINKEYYRVSWQNLVKVLYEKDNNNKFIMDIIATPIFETNERSKLLSFSLPLFYSEIGLYYNCENKYFKNLEPKTFEQAIDFINNINNLNVICIEGELSHRMIKKHFEGNISRIASKNELSIQDLLATVIDDSINSDIVFAETYQAEKLIQSKVAKGENRFAKLKNLFKERQLLYPVVFAMRREDYVLKNYINLKLIELDGPGSGIIKLIKASLSSLGENIHDEDLKKYFIREYSNLTNSQTKQIKAQVVQPITKGST
- a CDS encoding sulfite exporter TauE/SafE family protein, giving the protein MSELLLFAVVFLISFVGSMLQGSIGFGLGPFAVPLLVLIDPAFVPAPLLLVALVLTSLMFVRERSAVRFEEFSFAAIGRVIGSIIGAYFLTIFPAQHLKPLFALLVIIAVILSVAGIKLALNRKNLISAGVVSGFMATVAAIGGAPMALVFQRESGPKIRGTLAAIFILGTIVSLVSLAIVGKFTLADVHRALWLLPGVLLGFFFSKKTARILDRGYLRPAILTLTTLAAMAIIFDQWFLNR
- a CDS encoding ATP-binding cassette domain-containing protein is translated as MLKGINISKSFGKKKVLDNINIEINQGKAAIILGPSGCGKTTLLRSLSLLDYPDSGKLIIDDLEYTFPSRNNNIKLPYPRVTVVYQQLFLWPHLTNKENIILAVKGKDYHADFERLVEFLDMHDFINNYPNQSSLGQKQRIAIARALILRPKYILFDEITSSLDIVQIENIIEIINNLKKDNIGIFLITHNMDVANKVGDKKIYLKG
- a CDS encoding ABC transporter permease subunit gives rise to the protein MSVFKIIQEYQEGFIKGIGVTFQLCLIIWLSGFFIGGLLGVLGSKYKLGIGIPSKILSFVLSGIPILVFLFWLHYPAQELLQIQIDPFITASVTLSIVNIFAVADIVRNAMENLPNQYIEVAKVCGIPITRRLWKIDIPLIFRHAISPFIIVQVNMLHMTLFASLISVDEIFRVTQRVNAIIYKPVEIYTALGIFFLMISLPLNGLALWLKNKYARDISER